The following coding sequences lie in one Paracidovorax avenae genomic window:
- a CDS encoding Bug family tripartite tricarboxylate transporter substrate binding protein translates to MTFTSSRRAFLHTGTALAAGAVLPAAPVRAQGNWPARPIRIVVPYTAGGFTDQMARLVQAGLQQRLGQPVVVDNKPGANSIIGVDAVAKAAPDGHTFGVFIAAYAANTTLYPRLPYDPKKDLTGVSLMGVSPLVAAVSMNAPFKTMAELVAYGRANPGKISYASSGSGSAAHLTSELMRMVTGVEMVHVPYKGASPALADLMGGQVPLFLDPPPNLIQPARAGRIRLIGVASDRRLPALPDVPTFAELGYPGLVGSTWAAMLAPAGTPADIVQRMSGEVARIIRSPEVSQRLEQAMGTFPEGASPQECNAFIAAETAKWAKVIQEAGVVV, encoded by the coding sequence ATGACTTTCACTTCCTCCCGCCGCGCCTTCCTGCACACAGGCACGGCCCTGGCGGCCGGTGCCGTGCTGCCTGCGGCGCCGGTCCGGGCGCAGGGCAACTGGCCCGCCAGGCCCATCCGCATCGTCGTGCCCTACACGGCGGGCGGCTTCACGGACCAGATGGCACGGCTGGTACAGGCCGGCCTGCAGCAGCGCCTGGGCCAGCCCGTGGTCGTGGACAACAAGCCCGGCGCCAACAGCATCATCGGGGTGGACGCGGTGGCCAAGGCCGCGCCGGACGGCCACACCTTCGGCGTGTTCATCGCCGCCTATGCGGCCAACACGACGCTCTACCCCAGGCTGCCCTACGACCCGAAGAAGGACCTGACCGGCGTCTCGCTGATGGGGGTGTCGCCCCTGGTGGCTGCCGTGTCGATGAACGCGCCCTTCAAGACCATGGCCGAGCTCGTGGCCTACGGCCGCGCGAACCCCGGCAAGATCAGTTATGCCTCGTCGGGCAGCGGATCGGCGGCACACCTCACGTCGGAGCTGATGCGCATGGTCACCGGGGTCGAGATGGTGCATGTGCCGTACAAGGGCGCATCGCCCGCGCTGGCCGACCTCATGGGCGGGCAGGTGCCGCTGTTCCTGGACCCGCCGCCCAACCTGATCCAGCCCGCCAGGGCCGGCAGGATCCGCCTCATCGGCGTGGCCAGCGACAGGCGCCTGCCGGCGCTGCCCGACGTGCCCACGTTCGCCGAACTCGGCTACCCGGGCCTGGTCGGCAGCACCTGGGCCGCGATGCTGGCGCCCGCCGGCACCCCGGCCGACATCGTGCAGCGCATGTCCGGCGAGGTGGCGCGCATCATCCGCAGCCCGGAGGTGTCGCAGCGGCTGGAGCAGGCCATGGGCACCTTCCCCGAGGGGGCGTCGCCGCAGGAATGCAACGCTTTCATCGCGGCAGAGACCGCCAAGTGGGCCAAGGTGATCCAGGAGGCCGGCGTGGTGGTGTAA
- a CDS encoding class II aldolase/adducin family protein, with protein sequence MNAIHDVSGVRSQVTPEEWQTRVELAAAYRLVAHFGWDDLIFTHISARVPGEPDRFLINPYGMLFDEITASSLVKVDHHGEPVMTTEYDVNPAGFLIHSAIHEARPEVQCVLHTHTAYGVAVSAQEGGLLPISQQSIFPLARLAYHGYEGVALRDDERPRLVADLGGANSMVLRNHGLLTCGRSVPEALLSMYTLESACRIQILAQAGGGALTRIPDEIIATSVEQSRQVTKGKGAGLAWPGLLRRLDRIDPGYRT encoded by the coding sequence ATGAATGCAATCCACGATGTTTCCGGCGTGCGCAGCCAGGTCACGCCCGAGGAATGGCAGACCCGCGTCGAACTGGCTGCCGCCTACCGGCTGGTCGCCCACTTCGGCTGGGACGACCTGATCTTCACCCACATCTCGGCACGCGTGCCGGGTGAGCCCGACCGGTTCCTCATCAATCCCTACGGCATGCTGTTCGACGAGATCACGGCCTCCAGCCTGGTCAAGGTGGACCACCACGGCGAGCCCGTGATGACCACCGAGTACGACGTGAACCCGGCCGGCTTCCTCATCCACAGCGCGATCCACGAGGCCCGGCCCGAGGTGCAGTGCGTGTTGCACACCCACACGGCCTACGGCGTGGCCGTGTCGGCGCAGGAAGGAGGGCTGCTGCCGATCTCGCAGCAATCCATCTTCCCGCTGGCGCGCCTGGCCTACCACGGCTACGAGGGCGTGGCCCTGCGCGACGACGAGCGGCCGCGCCTGGTGGCCGACCTGGGGGGCGCCAACAGCATGGTGCTGCGCAACCACGGCCTGCTGACCTGCGGGCGCAGCGTGCCCGAGGCCCTGCTGTCCATGTACACGCTCGAATCGGCCTGCCGCATCCAGATCCTGGCACAGGCGGGCGGTGGCGCGCTCACGCGCATTCCGGACGAGATCATCGCCACCTCGGTGGAGCAGTCGCGCCAGGTGACCAAGGGCAAGGGGGCGGGCCTGGCCTGGCCGGGGCTGCTGCGCCGGCTGGACCGCATCGACCCGGGCTATCGCACCTGA
- a CDS encoding electron transfer flavoprotein subunit alpha/FixB family protein translates to MTSLVIAEHDNASIKPATLNTVTAAAACGGDVHVLVAGQGADAAAQAAAQIAGVSKVILADGESLKDGLAENVAAQVLAIAGNYSHILFPATAGGKNVAPRVAAKLDVAQISDITKVDSPDTFERPIYAGNAIATVQSSDSVKVITVRTTGFDAAAATGGSAAVEKADAAADSGKSQFVGREVTKSDRPELTAAKIIVSGGRALGSAEKFNEVMTPLADKLGAAIGASRAAVDAGYAPNDLQVGQTGKIVAPQLYIAAGISGAIQHLAGMKDSKVIVAINKDAEAPIFSVADYGLEADLFTAVPDLAGRL, encoded by the coding sequence ATGACCTCTCTCGTTATTGCAGAACACGACAACGCTTCGATCAAGCCCGCCACGCTCAACACCGTCACGGCCGCTGCGGCCTGCGGCGGTGACGTGCACGTGCTGGTGGCCGGCCAGGGCGCGGATGCCGCCGCCCAGGCGGCCGCGCAGATCGCGGGCGTCTCCAAGGTCATCCTGGCCGACGGCGAGAGCCTGAAGGACGGGCTGGCCGAGAACGTGGCCGCCCAGGTGCTGGCCATCGCTGGCAACTACAGCCACATCCTGTTCCCGGCGACGGCCGGCGGCAAGAACGTGGCGCCGCGGGTGGCGGCGAAGCTCGATGTCGCGCAGATCAGCGACATCACCAAAGTGGACAGCCCCGATACGTTCGAGCGCCCGATCTACGCGGGCAACGCGATCGCCACGGTGCAAAGCAGCGACAGCGTGAAGGTGATCACCGTGCGCACGACGGGCTTCGACGCCGCGGCGGCCACGGGCGGCTCGGCCGCGGTGGAGAAGGCCGATGCGGCCGCGGACAGCGGCAAGAGCCAGTTCGTGGGCCGCGAGGTCACCAAGAGCGACCGTCCCGAACTCACGGCGGCCAAGATCATCGTCTCGGGCGGCCGTGCGCTGGGCAGCGCGGAGAAGTTCAACGAGGTGATGACGCCGCTGGCGGACAAGCTGGGCGCGGCCATCGGCGCGAGCCGGGCGGCCGTGGATGCGGGCTACGCCCCGAACGACCTGCAGGTGGGGCAGACGGGCAAGATCGTGGCGCCGCAGCTCTACATCGCGGCGGGCATCTCGGGGGCGATCCAGCACCTGGCGGGCATGAAGGATTCCAAGGTGATCGTGGCGATCAACAAGGATGCCGAGGCACCGATCTTCAGCGTGGCCGACTACGGGCTGGAGGCGGACCTGTTCACCGCCGTGCCTGACCTTGCGGGCCGGCTCTGA
- a CDS encoding electron transfer flavoprotein subunit beta/FixA family protein: protein MKILVPVKRVVDYNVKVRVKSDNTGVDIANVKMSMNPFDEIAVEEAVRLKEKGVATEVIAVSCGVAQCQETLRTAMAIGADRAILVETSEELQPLAVAKILKALVDKEQPQLVILGKQAIDDDSNQTGQMLAALADLPQATFASKVEVSGDKVNVTREVDGGLETLALTLPAIVTTDLRLNEPRYVTLPNIMKAKKKQLDTVKPEDLGVDVKPRLKTLKVTEPPKRGAGVKVPDVATLVDKLKNEAKVI, encoded by the coding sequence ATGAAAATACTGGTCCCCGTCAAGCGCGTGGTGGACTACAACGTGAAGGTCCGCGTGAAGTCGGACAACACGGGTGTGGACATCGCGAACGTGAAGATGAGCATGAATCCGTTCGACGAGATCGCGGTGGAAGAGGCCGTTCGGCTGAAGGAAAAGGGCGTGGCCACGGAGGTGATCGCGGTGTCCTGCGGCGTGGCGCAATGCCAGGAGACGCTGCGCACGGCGATGGCGATCGGCGCGGACCGCGCGATCCTGGTGGAGACTTCGGAAGAGTTGCAGCCGCTGGCCGTTGCCAAGATCCTCAAGGCCCTGGTTGACAAGGAGCAGCCGCAGCTGGTCATCCTGGGCAAGCAGGCGATCGACGACGACTCGAACCAGACCGGCCAGATGCTGGCGGCCCTCGCGGACCTGCCGCAGGCGACGTTCGCTTCCAAGGTGGAAGTGAGCGGCGACAAGGTGAACGTGACGCGCGAGGTCGATGGCGGCCTGGAGACGCTGGCGCTCACGCTGCCGGCGATCGTCACCACCGACCTGCGGCTGAACGAGCCGCGCTACGTGACGCTGCCCAACATCATGAAGGCCAAGAAGAAGCAGCTGGACACCGTCAAGCCCGAGGACCTGGGCGTGGATGTGAAGCCGCGGCTCAAGACGCTGAAGGTGACGGAGCCGCCGAAGCGTGGCGCGGGCGTGAAGGTGCCGGACGTCGCCACGCTGGTGGACAAGCTCAAGAACGAAGCGAAGGTGATTTGA
- a CDS encoding Bug family tripartite tricarboxylate transporter substrate binding protein, with translation MTGSRFNRRAVLHGMAALGGAGWLGQARAQAAGTAWPSRPIRLIVPFNAGGATDIIARSVGEALSQRLGQPVVVDNRGGAAGILGTDAVAKAAPDGYTLLLSLSTSMLINQFLYTKLPYDPQKDLTLITQVAAAPVTLVVHPSVPAGNMKELLAYVKANRGKVSYGSWGVGSYAHLGGAYMSKTQDADMAHVAYKGEAPMIQDLIGGQLQLCFPSAQNTKPFIDSGRLKAIGVTGMQRMDILPQVPTIHEQGVTDDAYAVFGWVAMGGPANLPREVMDTLQAHLREIARDPKLLERIRGAGFMPLMNSPEAFRANYRRDLPVWKALVEAAGARLD, from the coding sequence ATGACAGGTTCCCGATTCAACCGCCGCGCCGTGCTGCACGGCATGGCCGCGCTCGGCGGCGCCGGCTGGCTGGGCCAGGCCCGCGCCCAGGCCGCCGGCACGGCATGGCCGTCCAGACCCATCCGGCTGATCGTGCCGTTCAACGCCGGTGGCGCCACCGACATCATCGCCCGCAGCGTGGGCGAGGCCCTGTCGCAGCGGCTGGGCCAGCCGGTGGTGGTGGACAACCGGGGAGGCGCCGCCGGCATCCTGGGCACCGACGCGGTCGCCAAGGCCGCGCCCGACGGATATACGCTGCTGCTCTCGCTCAGCACCTCGATGCTGATCAACCAGTTCCTCTATACGAAGCTGCCCTACGATCCGCAGAAGGACCTGACGCTGATCACGCAGGTCGCGGCCGCGCCCGTCACGCTGGTGGTGCACCCTTCCGTGCCTGCCGGCAACATGAAGGAACTGCTGGCGTACGTGAAGGCGAACCGGGGCAAGGTCTCGTACGGCTCCTGGGGCGTAGGCTCGTACGCGCACCTGGGCGGCGCCTACATGAGCAAGACGCAGGACGCCGACATGGCCCACGTGGCCTACAAGGGCGAGGCGCCCATGATCCAGGACCTGATCGGCGGCCAGCTGCAGCTGTGCTTCCCCAGCGCGCAGAACACCAAGCCCTTCATCGATTCCGGCCGCCTGAAGGCCATCGGCGTGACCGGCATGCAGCGCATGGACATCCTTCCCCAGGTGCCCACCATCCACGAGCAGGGCGTGACGGACGATGCGTATGCCGTCTTCGGCTGGGTCGCCATGGGCGGCCCCGCGAACCTGCCCAGGGAGGTGATGGACACGCTCCAGGCGCACCTGCGCGAGATCGCCCGCGACCCGAAACTGCTCGAGCGCATCCGCGGCGCGGGCTTCATGCCGCTGATGAACAGCCCCGAGGCTTTCCGCGCCAACTACCGCCGCGACCTGCCGGTCTGGAAGGCGCTGGTCGAAGCGGCCGGCGCCAGGCTGGACTGA
- a CDS encoding CaiB/BaiF CoA transferase family protein: MTGDKTLNATTSAAAPDTIDFPLEGVRVLDLSRVFAGPLCGQVLADFGAEVVKVEHPGRGDDTRDWGMRIGKTETTYYNSMNRNKRSVTLDLQSPEGAKIVHDLLPQFDVVIHNFKTGGAEKLGLGYEQLKAIKPDLIYCAVAGYDVTGPEAKRPGYDLVVQGETGLMALNGEASQPPLKFGVAVVDLMTGMYAAQAVLAALFRRERTGRGRLIEMALYDCGLMVTGYYGLDAMQLGRDPARYGNAHPSIVPYGMFDAADGPLIIAVGNNAQFDKFCRQVIERPDIVEDPRFATNVERAKNRLVIGPMLTELIRTFPRDVLLERLSACGIPCGKVAGLHEALTSERTRRGGLLQDMPHPVTGTTPVFAPPYRLDGERLPIRNAPPTLGEGTRDVLQRLLQMSDAQLHDLQQRGVLTLPEAPPPA, translated from the coding sequence ATGACTGGAGACAAGACATTGAACGCCACCACTTCCGCCGCTGCGCCTGACACCATCGACTTTCCGCTGGAGGGTGTACGCGTGCTCGATCTCTCGCGCGTGTTCGCCGGTCCGCTGTGCGGCCAGGTGCTGGCCGACTTCGGCGCCGAGGTGGTGAAGGTGGAGCACCCCGGGCGCGGCGATGACACGCGCGACTGGGGCATGCGCATCGGCAAGACCGAGACCACCTATTACAACAGCATGAACCGCAACAAGCGGTCGGTCACGCTGGACCTGCAGAGCCCCGAGGGCGCGAAGATCGTGCACGACCTGCTGCCGCAGTTCGACGTGGTGATCCACAACTTCAAGACCGGCGGCGCCGAGAAGCTGGGCCTGGGCTACGAGCAGCTCAAGGCGATCAAGCCCGACCTGATCTACTGCGCCGTGGCCGGATACGACGTGACCGGCCCCGAGGCGAAGCGGCCGGGTTACGACCTGGTGGTCCAGGGCGAGACGGGCCTCATGGCGCTCAACGGAGAGGCCTCGCAGCCGCCGCTGAAGTTCGGCGTGGCCGTGGTGGACCTGATGACGGGCATGTATGCCGCCCAGGCCGTGCTGGCAGCGCTGTTCCGGCGCGAGCGCACCGGGCGGGGCCGGCTGATCGAGATGGCGCTCTACGACTGCGGCCTCATGGTCACCGGCTACTACGGGCTCGACGCGATGCAGCTGGGCCGCGATCCGGCACGCTACGGCAATGCCCACCCGTCCATCGTGCCCTACGGCATGTTCGATGCGGCCGACGGCCCGCTCATCATCGCCGTGGGCAACAACGCGCAGTTCGACAAGTTCTGCCGCCAGGTGATCGAGCGGCCCGACATCGTGGAAGACCCGCGCTTCGCCACCAACGTGGAGCGTGCGAAGAACCGGCTGGTGATCGGCCCGATGCTCACGGAGCTGATCCGCACCTTCCCGCGCGACGTGCTGCTCGAGCGCCTGTCGGCCTGCGGCATTCCCTGCGGCAAGGTGGCGGGCCTGCACGAGGCGCTCACCAGCGAGCGCACGCGGCGCGGCGGCCTGCTGCAGGACATGCCGCACCCCGTCACGGGTACCACGCCGGTGTTCGCACCGCCTTATCGGCTGGACGGCGAGCGCCTGCCCATCCGCAACGCACCGCCCACGCTGGGCGAGGGCACGCGCGATGTGCTGCAGCGGCTGCTGCAGATGAGCGACGCGCAATTGCACGACCTGCAGCAGCGCGGCGTGCTGACCCTGCCGGAGGCGCCTCCTCCCGCCTGA
- a CDS encoding oxepin-CoA hydrolase, alternative type, whose amino-acid sequence MTETTAPLLQRREGAVLVLSNNNTAARNALSPAFYAALTAALAAAQDDPAVGAIVLTGEGGHFCAGGDLRQLAKRRELPIEERRAKLEGLHDLIRAVRGSGKPVIAAVEGAAAGAGLSLALACDMLVAARDAVFSVAYVKVGLTPDGGATAFLAEFVSRQVLTELCLTGERISGERLHALGAVNRLAEPGEALAGALALAASVANGPQQAMARIKALCLAAPQATLEEQLESEAQSMVLSQATEESREGIAAFLEKRLPDYVRLRGPAG is encoded by the coding sequence ATGACGGAGACGACCGCGCCCCTGCTGCAGCGCCGCGAAGGCGCCGTGCTGGTGCTCAGCAACAACAACACCGCCGCGCGCAATGCCTTGTCGCCCGCGTTCTATGCCGCGCTGACCGCGGCCCTGGCCGCGGCGCAGGACGACCCTGCCGTGGGCGCCATCGTGCTCACGGGTGAAGGCGGCCACTTCTGCGCGGGCGGCGACCTGCGCCAATTGGCGAAGCGGCGCGAGCTGCCCATCGAGGAGCGCCGCGCCAAGCTGGAAGGCCTGCACGACCTGATCCGCGCGGTGCGCGGCAGCGGCAAGCCGGTGATCGCCGCCGTGGAAGGCGCGGCGGCCGGTGCGGGCCTGTCGCTGGCGCTGGCCTGCGACATGCTGGTGGCGGCGCGCGATGCCGTCTTCTCGGTGGCCTATGTGAAGGTGGGCCTCACGCCCGACGGCGGCGCGACGGCGTTCCTGGCCGAGTTCGTGTCGCGCCAGGTGCTGACGGAGCTGTGCCTGACGGGCGAGCGCATCTCGGGCGAACGCCTGCATGCCCTGGGAGCCGTCAACCGCCTGGCCGAGCCGGGCGAGGCGCTGGCGGGCGCGCTGGCGCTGGCCGCCAGCGTGGCGAACGGGCCGCAGCAGGCCATGGCGCGCATCAAGGCGCTGTGCCTGGCGGCGCCCCAGGCCACGCTGGAGGAGCAACTGGAGAGCGAAGCGCAGAGCATGGTGCTGTCGCAGGCGACCGAAGAGTCGCGCGAAGGCATCGCCGCCTTCCTGGAAAAGCGGCTGCCCGATTACGTGCGCCTGCGCGGCCCGGCGGGCTGA
- a CDS encoding acyl-CoA dehydrogenase family protein, which yields MNFEHTEDRRMLADTLDRFIAGQAGIEQRNHAAYGAQGHSPGLYRGFADLGAIGALFTEADGGFGGAGFDVSVVFERLGRGLVAEPLLGALVVGRAVAAAGSAEQKDAVLAPLVAGEAVAALAHDEPGGHYEPTRVTTTARRAAEGDGWVIDGAKGVVLFGDTADWLLVSARTGGGIFDAEGISLFLVPGDAAGLTRQANNRIDGGRTAELVFRDVAVGAEALLGAEGAGAALLERAVGWGLLALCAEAVGAMDVAKEHTLEYLRTRKQFGVPIGSFQALQHRMADLLLEVEQARSAVINAAAAIDGADRTARERALSAAKFSIGRIGTLVAEESIQMHGGIGMTWELPLAHYAKRLVMIDHQLGDEDHHLARYIALSQPA from the coding sequence ATGAACTTCGAACACACCGAAGACCGCCGCATGCTGGCGGACACGCTGGACCGCTTCATCGCCGGGCAGGCCGGCATCGAGCAGCGCAACCACGCCGCCTACGGCGCGCAGGGCCACAGCCCGGGGCTGTACCGCGGCTTCGCCGACCTGGGCGCCATCGGCGCGCTGTTCACCGAGGCCGACGGCGGCTTCGGCGGGGCGGGCTTCGATGTGAGCGTGGTGTTCGAACGCCTGGGTCGCGGCCTCGTGGCCGAGCCCCTGCTGGGCGCGTTGGTGGTGGGCCGCGCCGTGGCGGCGGCCGGCAGCGCCGAGCAGAAAGATGCCGTGCTGGCGCCGCTGGTGGCCGGCGAGGCCGTGGCCGCGCTGGCGCACGACGAGCCGGGCGGCCACTACGAACCGACGCGTGTGACCACCACCGCGCGCCGCGCGGCCGAGGGTGATGGCTGGGTGATCGACGGTGCGAAGGGGGTGGTGCTGTTCGGCGATACCGCCGACTGGCTGCTGGTGTCGGCCCGCACAGGCGGCGGCATCTTCGATGCGGAGGGCATTTCGCTCTTCCTGGTTCCCGGCGATGCCGCCGGACTCACGCGCCAGGCCAATAACCGCATCGACGGCGGCCGCACGGCCGAACTGGTCTTCAGGGACGTGGCCGTGGGCGCGGAGGCGCTCCTGGGCGCGGAAGGCGCGGGCGCCGCGCTGCTGGAGCGGGCCGTGGGCTGGGGCCTGCTGGCGCTCTGCGCCGAGGCCGTGGGCGCCATGGACGTGGCCAAGGAACACACGCTGGAATACCTGCGCACCCGCAAGCAGTTCGGCGTGCCGATCGGCAGCTTCCAGGCGCTGCAGCACCGCATGGCGGACCTGCTGCTGGAGGTGGAGCAGGCCCGCTCGGCGGTCATCAACGCCGCGGCCGCGATCGACGGCGCGGACCGCACCGCGCGCGAGCGGGCGCTTTCGGCGGCCAAGTTCAGCATCGGCCGCATCGGCACGCTCGTGGCCGAGGAAAGCATCCAGATGCATGGGGGTATCGGCATGACCTGGGAACTGCCGCTGGCGCACTATGCGAAACGGCTGGTGATGATCGACCACCAACTGGGCGATGAAGACCACCACCTGGCGCGCTACATCGCTCTGAGTCAACCGGCATAA
- a CDS encoding acyl-CoA dehydrogenase family protein — protein sequence MDLQFTPQEEAFRDEVQAFLKEHLPADLAHKVRAGLRLDKADMERWHAILNARGWLANHWPEQYGGPGWNAVQKFIFENECALAGAPRIVPFGVNMLGPVLIKYGSEAQKQYWLPRILNGEDWWCQGYSEPGAGSDLASVKTTAVRQGDHYVVNGQKTWTTLGQHANMIFCLVRTDREAKAQSGISFLLVDMRSPGVEVRPIITLDGEHEVNEVFFTDVKVPAENLVGEENKGWTYAKYLLTYERTNIAGVGFSVAALEKLKRVAATVQCNGRPLAQDPLFAARIARVEIDLENMKTTNLRVIAAVAGGGVPGAESSMLKIRGTEIRQEILSLTRRAMGPYALPFEEGALHAGHEDRAVGPEGAAAAAANYFNYRKLSIFGGSNEIQKNIISKMILGL from the coding sequence ATGGATCTGCAATTCACCCCCCAGGAGGAGGCCTTCCGTGACGAAGTGCAGGCCTTCCTGAAAGAGCACCTGCCCGCCGACCTCGCGCACAAGGTGCGCGCCGGCCTGCGCCTGGACAAGGCCGACATGGAGCGCTGGCACGCGATCCTGAACGCGCGCGGCTGGCTCGCGAACCACTGGCCCGAGCAGTACGGCGGGCCGGGCTGGAACGCCGTGCAGAAGTTCATCTTCGAGAACGAATGCGCGCTGGCGGGTGCGCCACGCATCGTGCCCTTCGGCGTGAACATGCTGGGCCCGGTGCTCATCAAGTACGGCAGCGAGGCGCAGAAGCAGTACTGGCTGCCGCGCATCCTGAACGGCGAGGACTGGTGGTGCCAGGGCTATTCGGAGCCGGGCGCGGGATCGGACCTGGCCTCGGTGAAGACCACGGCTGTACGCCAGGGCGACCACTACGTCGTCAACGGCCAGAAGACCTGGACCACGCTCGGCCAGCACGCCAACATGATCTTCTGCCTGGTGCGCACCGACCGCGAGGCCAAGGCGCAGTCGGGCATCAGCTTTCTGCTGGTGGACATGCGCTCGCCCGGCGTGGAGGTGCGCCCCATCATCACGCTGGACGGCGAGCACGAGGTGAACGAGGTGTTCTTCACCGACGTGAAGGTGCCCGCGGAGAACCTGGTGGGCGAGGAGAACAAGGGCTGGACCTATGCCAAGTACCTGCTGACCTACGAGCGCACCAACATCGCGGGCGTGGGCTTCTCGGTGGCCGCGCTGGAAAAGCTCAAGCGCGTAGCCGCCACGGTGCAGTGCAACGGCCGTCCGCTGGCGCAGGACCCGCTGTTCGCGGCACGAATCGCCCGCGTGGAGATCGACCTGGAGAACATGAAGACCACCAACCTGCGCGTGATCGCGGCGGTGGCCGGTGGCGGCGTGCCGGGTGCGGAAAGCTCCATGCTGAAGATCCGCGGCACCGAGATCCGCCAGGAGATCCTCTCGCTCACGCGCCGTGCCATGGGCCCCTATGCGCTGCCCTTCGAGGAAGGGGCCCTGCATGCCGGCCACGAAGACCGGGCCGTGGGACCGGAGGGTGCCGCCGCGGCCGCGGCGAACTATTTCAACTACCGCAAGCTGTCGATCTTCGGCGGCTCCAACGAGATCCAGAAAAACATCATCTCCAAGATGATTCTCGGACTGTGA